From a region of the Sinorhizobium sp. B11 genome:
- a CDS encoding ABC transporter ATP-binding protein — MTLLTIDTISKRYGPVQALKDISLEVQAGSRTAVVGPSGSGKTTLLRIIAGFEQPDVGRVMLDGEVLADGPACVPAHKRGIGIVSQDGALFPHLSVAENIGFGFERGAPDREKRIRDLLEMVELENSMLDRRPHQLSGGQQQRVALARALGRRPRLMLLDEPFSALDTGLRENMRKAVARVLQTAGITAVLVTHDQGEALSFADQVAVLREGKLVQAGTPQTLYLKPRDRETALFLGDAVMLPAIIKNGFADCALGSVPVEGAHQGKAEIMLRPEQIRVVVDEANAKYGGRVVDVEFGGATCTVAVSLAAVALPPILIKTSSVALPTRGDLVRLDIAGKAHVFVR; from the coding sequence ATGACGCTGCTTACCATCGACACTATCAGCAAGCGTTATGGCCCGGTTCAGGCCCTGAAGGATATTTCGCTCGAAGTTCAGGCAGGCAGCCGCACGGCGGTCGTCGGTCCCTCCGGTTCCGGCAAGACGACGCTGCTGCGCATCATCGCCGGTTTCGAACAGCCTGATGTCGGCAGGGTGATGCTCGATGGTGAGGTGCTCGCCGACGGGCCGGCCTGTGTTCCCGCCCACAAGCGCGGCATCGGCATCGTTTCGCAGGATGGCGCTCTCTTTCCACATCTGAGTGTCGCTGAAAATATCGGCTTCGGTTTCGAGCGCGGGGCGCCCGATCGCGAAAAGCGTATTCGCGACCTTCTGGAAATGGTGGAGCTGGAAAACAGTATGCTGGATCGCCGGCCGCATCAGCTTTCCGGCGGCCAGCAGCAGCGTGTGGCGCTTGCCCGCGCTCTCGGTCGTCGTCCGCGGCTCATGCTACTCGACGAACCCTTTTCCGCGCTGGATACAGGCCTTCGGGAAAATATGCGCAAGGCGGTTGCCCGCGTCCTGCAGACGGCTGGAATCACTGCCGTTCTCGTGACCCATGATCAGGGCGAGGCCCTCTCCTTTGCCGATCAGGTTGCGGTACTGCGCGAGGGCAAGCTGGTGCAGGCCGGCACGCCGCAGACGCTCTATCTTAAACCGCGGGATCGCGAGACGGCGCTTTTCCTTGGTGATGCGGTGATGCTGCCCGCTATCATCAAGAACGGCTTTGCCGATTGCGCGCTTGGCAGTGTGCCGGTTGAGGGGGCCCATCAGGGCAAAGCGGAAATCATGTTGCGGCCGGAGCAGATCCGTGTCGTCGTCGACGAGGCCAACGCGAAATACGGCGGGCGTGTCGTGGATGTCGAATTCGGCGGCGCGACTTGCACGGTGGCAGTGTCGCTTGCGGCTGTCGCCCTGCCGCCGATCCTGATCAAGACATCAAGCGTGGCATTGCCGACGCGAGGCGATCTCGTTCGCCTCGATATCGCCGGCAAGGCGCATGTCTTCGTGCGGTAA
- a CDS encoding iron ABC transporter permease, with amino-acid sequence MTKSGNRSSKAVAFLFQRVKASALLQDNRLLASGKKAPVTPGAARMSLPRGRMPHASVVLLASIVAVFSLVPLGFIAWVTYDVGWETVKTLVFRPRVGELLVNTVLLESITIPLSIVLAVTLAWLTERTDIPFARFWAWLAIAPLAVPAFVHSYAWVSLLPGMRGLQSGVFVSVLAYYPFLYLPVAAALRRLDPAIEDAAASLGLDPWRVFFRTILPQLRLAICGGSLLIALHLLSEYGLFVMIRFDTFATAIVDQFQSSYNSPASNMLGGVLVACCLFLLGLEILLRGNERYARVGSGSARPVDRRRLGWFVAPALALPIILAVLTLGVPLITLGRWLYLGGLAIWRLEVVSAFVQTIVLAIAGGVLTTIAAAPMAWLSVRAPGRLQRILEACHYYVGSLPGVVVALALVSITVRLILPLYQTFATLLVAYVLLFLPRAMVGLRASIAQAPVELERAAMGLGRTPGQAVRQITMRLAAPGAAASMALAALGITNELTATLMLSPNGVDTLATKFWSLTSEIDYVSAAPYAFMMVVLSLPLTLMLYAQSKRTAGQ; translated from the coding sequence ATGACGAAATCCGGCAACCGCTCTTCAAAAGCGGTTGCCTTCCTTTTTCAGCGTGTGAAGGCATCGGCCTTGCTGCAGGACAATAGATTGCTTGCATCCGGCAAGAAGGCGCCGGTGACGCCAGGGGCCGCGCGAATGAGTTTGCCGCGCGGACGCATGCCGCACGCTTCCGTCGTTCTCCTCGCCTCCATCGTCGCGGTCTTCAGCCTTGTGCCGCTCGGCTTCATTGCCTGGGTGACCTATGATGTCGGCTGGGAAACGGTGAAGACGCTGGTCTTCCGCCCGCGCGTCGGCGAGCTTCTCGTCAATACGGTTCTCCTGGAATCGATCACCATTCCGCTGTCGATCGTGCTTGCCGTCACCCTCGCCTGGCTGACGGAACGGACGGACATCCCTTTCGCACGGTTCTGGGCATGGCTGGCGATCGCTCCGCTCGCCGTGCCCGCCTTCGTGCATTCCTATGCCTGGGTGAGCCTGCTTCCGGGCATGCGCGGGTTGCAGAGCGGCGTTTTCGTTTCGGTGCTCGCCTATTACCCTTTCCTCTACCTGCCGGTTGCCGCCGCCCTTCGCCGGCTTGATCCGGCAATCGAGGATGCTGCGGCCTCGCTTGGCCTCGATCCGTGGCGCGTCTTCTTCCGCACGATCCTGCCGCAGCTGCGCCTTGCCATCTGCGGCGGCTCGCTACTGATCGCACTGCACTTGCTGTCGGAATACGGGCTGTTCGTGATGATCCGCTTCGACACGTTTGCAACCGCGATCGTCGACCAGTTCCAGTCCTCCTACAACAGCCCGGCTTCCAACATGCTCGGTGGCGTGCTCGTCGCCTGTTGCCTGTTCCTGCTCGGCCTCGAGATCCTGTTGCGCGGCAATGAGCGATATGCGCGCGTCGGCTCCGGTTCGGCGCGCCCTGTCGATCGCCGCCGGCTCGGCTGGTTCGTGGCGCCTGCCTTGGCACTGCCGATCATCCTCGCAGTGCTGACGCTCGGCGTGCCGCTGATTACGCTCGGTCGCTGGCTTTATCTCGGTGGGCTCGCCATCTGGCGTCTCGAGGTCGTGAGCGCCTTTGTGCAGACGATCGTTCTCGCCATTGCCGGCGGCGTGCTGACGACAATCGCCGCTGCCCCCATGGCCTGGCTCTCGGTGCGCGCGCCGGGCCGCCTCCAGCGTATTCTCGAAGCCTGCCACTATTATGTCGGTTCGTTGCCGGGCGTCGTCGTGGCTCTCGCGCTGGTTTCCATCACCGTTCGGCTTATTCTGCCGCTCTACCAGACCTTTGCAACGCTGCTCGTTGCTTATGTGCTGCTGTTCCTGCCGCGCGCCATGGTGGGCTTGCGCGCCAGCATCGCGCAGGCGCCTGTCGAACTGGAGCGCGCGGCAATGGGGCTTGGCCGCACGCCGGGACAGGCAGTGCGCCAGATCACCATGCGTCTTGCAGCGCCTGGAGCTGCCGCCAGCATGGCCCTTGCCGCGCTCGGCATCACCAATGAATTGACGGCCACGCTGATGCTGTCGCCGAACGGCGTCGATACACTCGCGACGAAATTCTGGTCGCTGACCAGCGAGATCGATTATGTCTCGGCAGCACCCTACGCCTTCATGATGGTCGTGTTGTCGCTGCCGCTCACCCTCATGCTCTATGCCCAATCGAAACGGACTGCCGGCCAATGA
- a CDS encoding iron ABC transporter substrate-binding protein, which produces MKIALNRLSGAFALAASLLAATALAGSAYAQESEGIVVYNAQHESLGREWIDAFTKETGIKVTMRQGSDMQFANQIIQEGDASPADVFLTENSPAMTLVDGAGLFAPIEKDTLDQVPEQYRPADGMWTGIAARTTVFAYDKTKLTEDKLPKSMLDLQDPAWKGRWGAAPAGADFQAIVAALLQLKGEDATKAWLKGLKDNATPYKGNSVAMKAVNAGEVEGAIIYHYYWFGDQAKTGENSKNVGLHYFKNQDPGAFVSVSGGGVLKSTQHMKEAQAFIKYLTSKAGQAVLKDGDSYEYAVGKDAASNDKLTPLADLDAPKVEASTLDSKKVVELMTAAGLI; this is translated from the coding sequence ATGAAAATTGCTCTTAACCGTCTTTCCGGCGCGTTCGCGCTTGCCGCTTCACTTCTCGCCGCCACCGCGCTCGCAGGCAGCGCCTATGCGCAGGAGTCCGAAGGTATCGTCGTTTACAATGCCCAGCACGAAAGCCTGGGCCGTGAATGGATCGACGCCTTCACCAAGGAGACCGGCATCAAGGTCACCATGCGCCAGGGCAGCGACATGCAATTCGCAAACCAGATCATCCAGGAAGGCGATGCTTCACCTGCCGATGTATTCCTGACGGAAAACTCGCCGGCGATGACGCTGGTCGACGGTGCCGGCTTGTTTGCGCCGATCGAGAAGGACACGCTGGATCAGGTTCCCGAGCAGTATCGACCGGCTGACGGCATGTGGACCGGCATTGCTGCCCGCACCACCGTTTTCGCCTATGACAAGACGAAGCTGACGGAAGACAAGCTGCCGAAGTCGATGCTCGACCTGCAGGATCCGGCCTGGAAAGGCCGTTGGGGCGCGGCTCCCGCCGGCGCCGACTTCCAGGCCATCGTTGCCGCTCTGCTGCAGCTGAAGGGCGAAGACGCCACCAAGGCCTGGCTAAAGGGTCTCAAGGACAATGCCACGCCTTACAAGGGCAATAGCGTCGCCATGAAGGCCGTCAATGCCGGCGAAGTCGAAGGCGCGATCATCTATCACTACTACTGGTTCGGCGATCAGGCCAAGACCGGCGAAAACAGCAAGAATGTCGGCCTGCATTATTTCAAGAACCAGGATCCGGGCGCTTTTGTTTCCGTTTCCGGCGGCGGTGTCCTGAAATCCACGCAGCACATGAAGGAAGCTCAGGCTTTCATCAAGTATCTGACCAGCAAGGCCGGTCAGGCGGTTCTCAAGGATGGCGATTCCTATGAATACGCCGTCGGCAAGGACGCCGCTTCCAACGACAAGCTCACTCCGCTTGCCGACCTTGACGCGCCGAAGGTCGAAGCCTCGACGCTGGACAGCAAGAAGGTCGTGGAGCTGATGACGGCCGCCGGCCTCATCTAA
- a CDS encoding aldehyde dehydrogenase family protein — MNIAVLDLATETAKLLADLGVDARSYTGGTLSVTSPITGKEIGKLKEHSVADAKAAIDAAHKAFLEWRAIPAPKRGELVRLLGEELRASKVALGRLVSIEVGKITSEGLGEVQEMIDICDFAVGLSRQLYGLTIATERAEHRMMESWHPLGAIGIISAFNFPVAVWSWNAALALVCGNSTVWKPSEKTPLTALAVQALFEKALKRFVAEGGKAPANLSTLLIGGREIGEVLVDHPKIPLVSATGSTAMGRAVGPRLSQRFARAILELGGNNAAIVCPTADLDLTLRGVAFAAMGTAGQRCTTLRRLFVHESVYDQLVPRLKKAYGSVTIGNPLETGTLVGPLIDGLAFEKMQTALGQARAAGGAVVGGERVDNGSAEAFYVRPALVEMREQTGPVEHETFAPILYVIKYSDFDAVLELHNAVPQGLSSSIFTNNMREAETFLSSRGSDCGIANVNIGPSGAEIGGAFGGEKETGGGRESGSDAWKAYMRRSTNTVNYGKTLPLAQGVKFDVE; from the coding sequence ATGAACATCGCCGTCCTCGATCTCGCCACCGAAACTGCCAAGCTGCTCGCCGATCTCGGCGTCGATGCCAGGAGCTATACGGGCGGTACGCTGTCCGTCACCTCGCCGATCACAGGCAAGGAAATCGGCAAGCTGAAGGAGCATTCCGTCGCCGACGCCAAGGCGGCGATCGATGCGGCACACAAGGCTTTCCTCGAGTGGCGGGCCATTCCGGCACCGAAGCGCGGCGAGCTGGTCCGTCTGCTCGGCGAGGAACTGCGCGCCTCCAAGGTCGCGCTCGGCCGCCTGGTTTCGATCGAAGTCGGAAAGATCACCTCCGAAGGTCTCGGCGAAGTACAGGAAATGATCGATATCTGCGATTTCGCCGTCGGTCTTTCCCGCCAGCTTTACGGGCTGACGATTGCTACCGAGCGGGCCGAGCACCGCATGATGGAAAGCTGGCATCCGCTTGGCGCCATCGGTATCATTTCGGCCTTCAACTTCCCGGTTGCCGTCTGGTCGTGGAATGCGGCTCTCGCCCTCGTCTGCGGCAATTCCACCGTCTGGAAGCCTTCCGAAAAGACGCCGCTGACGGCTCTTGCCGTGCAGGCCCTGTTTGAGAAGGCGTTGAAGCGTTTCGTCGCCGAAGGCGGCAAGGCACCGGCAAATCTCTCTACTCTGTTGATCGGTGGCCGCGAGATCGGCGAAGTGCTGGTCGACCATCCGAAGATCCCGCTGGTTTCGGCCACCGGCTCCACCGCCATGGGCCGCGCCGTCGGCCCGCGCCTGTCGCAGCGCTTTGCCCGCGCAATCCTGGAACTTGGCGGCAACAATGCCGCGATCGTCTGCCCAACGGCCGATCTCGACCTGACGCTGCGCGGTGTTGCCTTCGCGGCCATGGGCACGGCCGGCCAGCGCTGCACGACGCTACGCCGTCTCTTCGTGCATGAGAGCGTCTACGACCAGCTCGTTCCGCGGCTGAAGAAGGCCTATGGCTCGGTGACGATCGGCAATCCGCTGGAAACCGGTACACTGGTCGGCCCGTTGATCGATGGTCTGGCCTTCGAGAAGATGCAGACGGCCCTCGGCCAGGCAAGGGCTGCCGGTGGCGCCGTCGTCGGTGGTGAGCGTGTCGACAATGGTTCGGCAGAAGCCTTCTATGTTCGCCCCGCGCTCGTCGAAATGCGGGAGCAGACCGGCCCGGTGGAGCACGAAACCTTCGCGCCGATCCTGTACGTCATCAAGTACAGCGATTTCGATGCCGTGCTGGAACTGCACAACGCTGTCCCACAGGGCCTGTCGTCCTCGATCTTCACCAACAATATGCGCGAAGCGGAAACCTTCCTCTCCTCGCGTGGCTCGGATTGCGGAATCGCCAACGTCAATATCGGTCCATCCGGTGCTGAAATCGGCGGAGCCTTTGGCGGGGAGAAAGAGACGGGCGGCGGCCGTGAATCGGGTTCGGACGCCTGGAAGGCTTACATGCGCCGTTCCACCAACACCGTCAATTACGGCAAGACCTTGCCGCTGGCGCAGGGCGTCAAGTTCGACGTCGAATAA
- a CDS encoding FAD-binding oxidoreductase has protein sequence MLNDPRSHGLWEKTAPQPPVTSVLSGAVDADVVIVGGGYTGLSSGLHLAEAGSRVVLLEAKEIGFGGAGRNVGLINAGMWVMPDDLPGVLGPVYGERLLDLLGNAPRLVMELIEKHGIACELEKQGTLHCAVGADGLKEVEERFKQWSARGAPVALLDADETAKRIGTNAYAGSLLDMRAGTLQPLAYARGLAHAAQKAGVVLHTASSVIATERQGSRWVVKTEHGQVTADWIIVATDAYSTGPWEQVRNEQVFLPYFNFATVPLGHNLRQSILPNREGVWDTKEILSSFRMDQAGRLVFGSVGALRNTGLSVHKGWAKRALKRLFPEIGDAEFECEWYGQIGMTDNALPRFHKFAPNVIGFSGYNGRGIAPGTVFGRTLAEHILGRIGEADLPLPLTDPREQSFRALRELWYEAGAQVAHFADARF, from the coding sequence ATGCTCAATGATCCGCGCTCCCACGGCCTGTGGGAAAAGACTGCTCCCCAGCCACCCGTCACGTCTGTACTGTCAGGCGCCGTCGATGCCGATGTTGTCATTGTCGGCGGCGGCTATACCGGCCTTTCTTCCGGCCTGCATCTGGCCGAGGCCGGATCGCGGGTTGTGCTCCTGGAGGCGAAGGAGATCGGCTTCGGCGGCGCAGGCCGCAATGTCGGGCTCATCAATGCCGGCATGTGGGTCATGCCTGATGATCTGCCCGGCGTGCTCGGCCCCGTCTATGGCGAGCGGCTGCTCGACCTGCTCGGTAATGCGCCGCGGCTGGTGATGGAGCTGATCGAAAAGCACGGCATCGCCTGCGAGCTCGAAAAGCAGGGTACGCTTCATTGCGCCGTCGGCGCCGATGGTCTGAAGGAAGTCGAGGAGCGCTTCAAGCAGTGGTCGGCGCGGGGTGCGCCTGTCGCACTGCTCGATGCCGATGAGACTGCAAAACGCATTGGCACGAATGCCTATGCCGGCTCGCTGCTCGACATGCGGGCCGGCACGCTGCAACCGCTTGCCTACGCGCGCGGGCTGGCGCATGCCGCCCAGAAGGCGGGCGTTGTGCTGCACACGGCAAGCTCCGTCATTGCGACCGAGCGGCAAGGCAGCCGGTGGGTGGTGAAGACGGAGCATGGGCAGGTAACGGCTGATTGGATCATCGTGGCGACGGATGCCTACAGCACCGGCCCGTGGGAACAGGTGCGCAACGAACAGGTATTTCTGCCCTATTTCAATTTCGCCACTGTCCCGCTCGGCCATAATCTGCGTCAGTCGATCCTGCCCAATCGCGAGGGCGTATGGGATACGAAGGAAATTCTCTCGTCCTTCCGGATGGATCAGGCCGGCCGCCTGGTCTTCGGAAGTGTCGGGGCGCTGCGCAATACTGGCCTATCCGTGCACAAGGGCTGGGCCAAGCGCGCGCTGAAGCGGCTCTTCCCCGAGATCGGCGACGCCGAATTCGAGTGCGAATGGTACGGGCAGATCGGCATGACTGACAACGCCCTGCCGCGCTTCCACAAATTCGCCCCCAATGTCATCGGCTTTTCGGGCTATAATGGCCGCGGGATTGCGCCTGGCACGGTGTTCGGCCGCACCCTGGCGGAGCATATTCTTGGCCGGATTGGCGAAGCGGATCTGCCTTTGCCGCTGACCGACCCCCGTGAGCAGAGCTTCCGCGCGCTTAGGGAACTATGGTACGAAGCCGGCGCTCAGGTCGCCCATTTCGCCGATGCCCGTTTCTGA
- a CDS encoding VOC family protein: MPGAFVSTDRIRSLFTEAMSQMYRTEVPQYGTLIELVGEVNAEVLAKDQELSERLRRAGELERIDVERHGAIRLGTAEELFTIRRLFAVMGMQSVGYYDLSVAGVPVHSTCFRPVEEKALNINPFRVFTSLLRLELIEDAELRAEAADILAKRQIYTPRAIKLIEQHEKAGGLTEAEAAEFVAEALETFRWHGEATVSAETYKRLHDAHRLIADVVSFKGPHINHLTPRTLDIDEVQRRMPERGITPKAVIEGPPRRSCDILLRQTSFKALEEPIAFTDAAGTKAGTHTARFGEIEQRGVALTAKGRTLYDRLLASVRGEVQVGASGAKAGDYGAELAERFKALPDGWDELRREGLAFFHYSATPEGLAAKGQLPSDPEALIAKGYLRFDPVIYEDFLPVSAAGIFQSNLGTDQQQNYATRSNRAAFEQALGADVQDELALYAERQAASLDMAMEELGLSGLKLKTVA, translated from the coding sequence ATGCCCGGCGCTTTCGTCTCCACGGACCGCATCCGTTCGCTTTTCACCGAAGCCATGTCACAGATGTACCGGACGGAGGTGCCGCAATACGGGACGCTGATCGAGCTTGTGGGGGAGGTCAACGCCGAAGTCCTCGCGAAAGACCAGGAACTTAGCGAGCGGCTTCGGCGTGCAGGTGAGCTCGAGCGCATCGATGTCGAGCGCCACGGTGCGATCCGGCTCGGAACGGCTGAGGAGCTCTTCACCATCCGACGGCTCTTTGCCGTCATGGGGATGCAGTCGGTCGGTTATTACGATCTCTCGGTCGCCGGTGTTCCCGTGCATTCTACCTGCTTCAGGCCTGTCGAAGAAAAGGCGCTGAACATCAATCCGTTCCGCGTCTTTACCTCGCTGTTGCGGCTGGAATTGATCGAGGACGCGGAATTGCGCGCCGAAGCCGCTGATATCCTGGCCAAGCGGCAGATCTACACGCCCCGCGCCATCAAACTCATCGAGCAGCATGAGAAGGCTGGTGGACTGACGGAAGCGGAAGCTGCAGAATTTGTCGCCGAGGCGCTGGAAACCTTCCGCTGGCATGGCGAGGCAACCGTCAGTGCCGAGACCTACAAGCGCCTGCATGACGCACACCGCCTCATTGCCGATGTCGTCAGCTTCAAGGGCCCGCATATCAACCATCTCACTCCGCGCACGCTCGATATTGATGAAGTGCAGCGGCGCATGCCGGAGCGCGGCATCACGCCGAAGGCCGTCATCGAAGGACCGCCGCGGCGCAGTTGCGATATCCTGCTCCGGCAGACGAGTTTCAAGGCACTGGAAGAGCCGATTGCCTTCACGGATGCTGCCGGCACGAAGGCAGGCACGCATACGGCTCGATTTGGCGAGATAGAACAGCGTGGCGTTGCGCTGACGGCCAAGGGCCGGACGCTCTACGATCGTTTGCTCGCCTCGGTGCGCGGCGAAGTGCAGGTCGGCGCATCCGGTGCCAAGGCCGGTGACTATGGCGCCGAGCTCGCGGAACGATTCAAGGCATTGCCGGACGGTTGGGACGAGTTGCGGCGCGAAGGACTGGCCTTCTTCCACTATTCGGCGACGCCTGAAGGTCTTGCTGCGAAGGGCCAATTGCCGTCCGATCCGGAGGCCCTGATCGCCAAAGGTTATCTGCGTTTCGATCCTGTCATCTACGAGGATTTCCTGCCCGTCAGCGCGGCCGGTATCTTCCAGTCGAATCTCGGCACGGACCAGCAGCAGAATTATGCGACACGTTCGAACAGGGCGGCTTTCGAGCAGGCGCTTGGCGCCGACGTGCAGGACGAGCTCGCGCTTTATGCCGAGCGGCAGGCCGCATCGCTTGATATGGCCATGGAAGAGCTCGGCCTTTCGGGCCTGAAGCTGAAGACGGTCGCCTGA
- a CDS encoding LysR family transcriptional regulator yields MIMLAPRRFLPSIAHLAAFEAVARTGSVTSAARELDLTQSAVSRQIKALEEHLGVELFLRERQTVRLTLAGDAYAREIREALRRISSASLNLRANPHGGTLNLAILPTFGTRWLAPRLGRFLGANPGVTINLVTRLSSFDFRLDSIDAAIHFGHPHWPGAELAFLMSERTLPACSPDFFKRNEITRPEDLLSVPLLHLTTRSDAWERWFADNGVAFESVHGMLFDQFATAAQAAIAGLGVALLPTFLIQDELERGDLVAAVDREMESRERYYLAFPPERADYAPLAAFRDWIVSEAHSGSDT; encoded by the coding sequence ATGATCATGCTTGCACCAAGGCGCTTTCTGCCATCGATTGCTCATCTTGCCGCCTTCGAAGCGGTCGCCCGCACCGGCAGCGTAACATCTGCCGCCCGCGAGCTTGACCTGACACAGAGCGCCGTCAGCCGCCAGATCAAGGCGCTTGAGGAACATCTTGGGGTCGAACTGTTCCTGCGCGAGCGCCAGACCGTGCGCCTTACCCTTGCCGGCGATGCCTATGCCCGCGAAATCCGGGAAGCGCTGCGACGAATCTCCAGCGCCTCGCTGAACCTGCGCGCCAACCCGCACGGCGGCACGCTGAACCTTGCGATCCTGCCAACCTTCGGCACACGCTGGCTGGCGCCACGCCTGGGCCGTTTTCTTGGTGCCAACCCCGGTGTCACGATCAACCTCGTCACCCGGCTCTCCTCCTTCGATTTCCGTCTCGATTCCATCGATGCAGCCATCCACTTCGGCCATCCGCACTGGCCGGGCGCCGAACTCGCCTTCCTGATGTCGGAGCGCACGCTGCCCGCCTGCAGTCCGGATTTCTTCAAGCGCAATGAGATCACCCGGCCGGAAGATCTGCTCTCGGTGCCGCTCCTGCATCTGACGACCCGTTCCGACGCCTGGGAGCGCTGGTTTGCCGATAACGGCGTTGCCTTCGAAAGCGTGCATGGCATGCTGTTCGACCAGTTTGCCACCGCAGCACAGGCGGCCATCGCCGGCCTAGGCGTCGCCCTTCTGCCAACTTTCCTCATCCAGGATGAGCTGGAGCGCGGCGATCTCGTTGCTGCCGTCGACCGCGAGATGGAGAGCCGCGAGCGTTATTATCTCGCCTTTCCTCCGGAGCGCGCCGATTACGCTCCGCTTGCCGCTTTTCGCGACTGGATCGTCTCCGAAGCCCATTCGGGTTCCGACACGTAA
- a CDS encoding Lrp/AsnC ligand binding domain-containing protein, producing the protein MKPIFVQLQCAPGKTYEVADAIYKTELVSELYSTSGNYDLLLKVYIEEGQDIGKFINDNIANIPGIVRSLTTLTFKAF; encoded by the coding sequence ATGAAGCCGATTTTCGTCCAGCTCCAGTGCGCCCCCGGCAAGACCTACGAGGTCGCCGACGCCATCTACAAGACCGAGCTGGTCTCGGAGCTCTATTCGACATCAGGCAACTACGACCTGCTGCTCAAGGTCTACATCGAGGAAGGCCAGGATATCGGCAAATTCATCAACGACAACATCGCCAATATCCCCGGCATCGTTCGCTCGCTGACGACATTGACCTTCAAGGCATTCTGA
- a CDS encoding glycosyltransferase family 4 protein, whose translation MSLSVVETVENIPQPKAAPLIVHVVRQFLPNRGGLEDVVANLARQTLKRGYRVRVVTLDSLFTAPDDKLPARETIDGIEVVRIPWSGSSRYPVAPQVFRHIGDADLIHVHAIDFFFDALAWGRFLHRKPMVVTTHGGFFHTKKFLVIKKIWFRTLTRLSAIAYRRVVCCSASDLSQFIQIVPDGITIENGADIGKFADAASRTPERRIITIGRFSVNKRLDLLLDAMAALVKRNPDWHLDVIGAESDLDAADVRRKIAARSLETSVTLTISPDNHAIRGIIAKASLMASASEYEGFGIVALEAMSAGLQPVLNTNEAYRALAGRHEEIILADFTKPELAADAIEKAYRDVTVEGSSLRESLMQAAHAYSWNAVAERYIDLYRSIGIAT comes from the coding sequence ATGTCCCTCTCCGTGGTAGAGACCGTCGAGAACATCCCGCAGCCGAAAGCTGCGCCCCTCATCGTGCACGTCGTACGGCAGTTTCTGCCCAACCGTGGCGGCCTTGAGGATGTGGTCGCCAATCTTGCCCGGCAAACGTTGAAACGCGGATACCGCGTCCGTGTTGTCACGCTTGATTCCCTCTTCACCGCTCCCGACGACAAGCTTCCCGCGCGCGAAACCATCGACGGCATCGAGGTTGTCCGTATCCCCTGGTCCGGCAGCAGTCGCTATCCGGTAGCACCACAGGTCTTCCGCCATATCGGCGACGCCGATCTTATCCATGTCCATGCGATCGACTTCTTCTTCGACGCGCTCGCTTGGGGCAGGTTCCTGCACCGCAAGCCCATGGTCGTCACGACCCATGGCGGTTTCTTTCACACGAAGAAATTTCTTGTTATCAAGAAGATATGGTTCCGAACGTTGACACGCCTCTCGGCGATCGCCTATCGCCGCGTCGTCTGCTGCAGCGCGTCGGACCTCAGCCAGTTCATCCAGATCGTCCCCGATGGCATAACGATCGAGAATGGCGCCGATATCGGCAAATTCGCCGATGCCGCCTCGCGCACGCCCGAGCGACGCATCATCACGATCGGGCGCTTCTCGGTAAACAAACGGCTCGATCTTCTGCTGGATGCGATGGCCGCACTCGTAAAACGCAATCCCGATTGGCATCTGGACGTTATCGGCGCCGAATCCGATCTTGATGCTGCTGACGTCAGGCGGAAGATTGCCGCAAGATCGTTGGAAACATCCGTAACCCTGACCATTTCACCGGACAATCACGCGATCCGCGGCATCATTGCCAAGGCATCACTCATGGCTTCGGCATCGGAATATGAAGGCTTCGGCATCGTTGCGCTGGAAGCGATGAGCGCTGGCCTGCAGCCGGTCCTCAACACCAACGAGGCCTATCGCGCGCTCGCAGGACGGCATGAGGAAATCATCCTCGCCGACTTCACGAAGCCGGAACTCGCGGCGGATGCGATCGAGAAAGCCTATCGCGACGTCACCGTCGAGGGTTCGTCCTTGCGGGAGAGCCTCATGCAGGCCGCCCACGCCTATTCGTGGAATGCCGTTGCGGAACGTTATATCGACCTCTACCGCTCAATCGGCATTGCCACTTAA